DNA from Drosophila gunungcola strain Sukarami chromosome 3L unlocalized genomic scaffold, Dgunungcola_SK_2 000002F, whole genome shotgun sequence:
tatctctcgGCACCCCACCATATATCTCTGTTTTGTGCATTGCGTTACACCGATCCTCGATTAACCCACGGATTCGAAAACATTGCCATCCACCGATCATTGTCTACTGATCCTGTCGAAGCTTTTAGTGTTTGctttattttgtgtttgtgcGCTGAGGACTTGtatctgtttttgtttaagccatatatattctataattttaattgattattttcttttcctttatttttatataactgCTTCCTAACCTAAATGTAACCAAAATCGAAAAACACAAACTGCAATCGAAACTCAAACCAAAACCGCCAATCGTCTCGAACAATGTTTAATTCCAacaaaaaattccaaattctCTCTCTTTGTATTATGTGTGTGTTGTGAAAACCTAAACAAAATcgaaaccaaaccaaaccgaatcCAAAAACATTGTTAATACTACCACCAACACAACCACCACAACTACCAACCAACATCCCAATACTCACACGTTAGATTCGAGGACATAATATTGCTCACCTCGATCCACTCGAAATTAATTCACCAGAATTGCCTGGCAACTCCTCGACGAAAACCATTTACGCTAATTTCAGTTTTGGTAAGTAAATTCGGCGTTGGTCGTTATACCTGGCGATTTGCCCAGGACATACCCAGTTTGAGTTCCTTAATCCTTGATTTGTAAACACCTTAAAACCGAATCATGATATTGTGTTAGTGACGTTCTCTGTCTTTCACCCGCACACACGATCCTTGGCATCAAAATCGAATATCAAACCCAACCAACCACACAAATGTGTCCAATGATATATAGAACCAAGTAAATATACGCTATATATTGCCAACAAATTTGTGTTACATTGTTTGCACATTTCTGCCTCACtagtttaattgttgttatttgGATGTCGTGccaataagtaaaaatattttattctcaTATAATCTCACCATTTCGATTGTGTCAAAAATAGATTGcatgattgttttgtttttcacaaGCGAAACGCAGGGAAATCGATTGATAAGCCCCATTTAGACCGATTGCAAATGAAATGATCAACGGGTccattagaaaaaatatttcagttatCACCGATAGTATGTAATGCATGTGCAATAAAATGTCCAAATGCAGAACCAGTTAAGAACCGCGATCAGCATGCGAGCATCCGAACCCATTTGAAACTGTGTTCTTTGTACGAACATCCCCGAATAGAAGCAACCAAAATCATTACACTCCGAATTTCAAACCAACATTGCCGCCTACAGTTTACTAACCGCAACACTTTGACCCAACCACTCAGAATCCCTTACTAAAGTCTTAACCCATTGTTTCAAACCAAtcgcataaaaaaaaacaggcgAGCAGGACATGGAGCGGCAGTTCAAGTTGCCCAGCACCACCTTCATTGGAGGCGATGAGGCCTCTCTGCCCCTCAAGTAAGTAACTCAAGATTTGTTTTATCAAAAACACCTTATTTATTGGCCATGTTTCACCACCTTTAGGGAAATCCTGAACCGCCTGGAGAATGTCTACTGCAACAAGATTGGCGTGGAGTTCATGTTCATCAACTCCCTGGAGCAGTGCAACTGGATCCGCAAGCGTTTCGAGACACCCGGGGTCCTGAACTTCTCGCCCGAGGAGAAGCGTCTGATCTTGGCCCGTTTGACCCGTGCCACCGGCTTCGAGGCCTTCCTGGCCAAGAAGTACTCCTCCGAGAAGCGTTTTGGCCTGGAGGGTTGCGAGATCATGATCCCGGCCCTCAAGGAGATCATCGATGTGTCCACCGAGCTGGGCGTGGAGTCGGTCATCATGGGCATGCCCCATCGTGGACGCCTCAACACGCTGGCCAATGTGTGCCGCAAGCCCTTGAACCAGATCTTCACCCAGTTTGCTGGTCTGGAGGCTGCTGACGATGTgagttttatttgttgtaaATTCCCCAAATAGATGTCtaatttgtgtttgtgttccAGGGTTCTGGTGATGTCAAGTACCATTTGGGTACCTACATCGAGCGTCTGAACCGCGTGACAAACAAGAACATCCGCCTGGCTGTGGTGGCCAACCCGTCTCATCTGGAGGCCGTCGATCCCGTGGTGCAGGGCAAGACCCGTGCCGAGCAGTTCTACCGCGGCGACCAGGAGGGCAAGAAGGTCATGTCCATTCTGATCCACGGAGATGCCGCCTTCTGCGGCCAGGGCGTTGTCTACGAGACGATGCATCTGTCGGACCTGCCCGACTACACCACCCACGGCACCATCCATGTGGTGGCCAACAACCAGATCGGCTTCACCACCGATCCCCGCTTCTCGAGGTCCTCCCCCTACTGCACGGACGTGGCTCGCGTGGTCAACGCCCCCATTTTCCACGTCAACGCCGACGATCCGGAGGCAGTGATGCATGTGTGCAAGGTGGCTGCCGAGTGGCGTGCCACGTTCCACAAGGATTGTGTCATTGATTTGGTCGGTTATCGTCGCAACGGACACAACGAGATCGATGAGCCGATGTTCACGCAGCCCTTGATGTACCAGAAGATCCGCAAGCACAAGAACTGCCTTGATCTGTACGCCGACAAGCTGATCGCCGAGGGCACCGTCACCGGCGAGGAGGTCAAGTCGGTGGCCGCCAAGTACGAGAACATCTGCGAGGAGGCCTTCGCGCTGGCCAAGACCGAGACGCACGTCAAGTACAAGGACTGGCTGGACTCGCCCTGGTCCGGCTTCTTCGAGGGCAAGGACCCCCTGAAGGTGGCGCCCACTGGAGTCAAGGAGGAGACCCTCATCCACATCGGCAACCGCTTCTCGTCGCCGCCCCCGAATGCCGCTGAATTCGTGATCCACAAGTAAGTCTAAGCAAGCACTGGCAATTGTATAAATACTAATTGGTTGTTTACCCTTTGCCAGGGGTCTGATGCGCGTGTTGGCCGCCCGCAAGGCGATGGTGGACGAAAAGGTGGCCGACTGGGCTCTGGGCGAGGCCATGGCCTTCGGCTCGCTGCTGAAGGAGGGCATTCACGTGCGCCTCTCTGGCCAGGATGTGGAGCGCGGTACCTTCTCGCACCGGCACCACGTGCTGCACCACCAGCTGGTGGACAAGGCCACCTACAACTCGCTGCAGCACATGTACCCGGATCAGGCGCCCTACTCCGTCTCGAACAGCTCGCTGTCGGAGTACGCGGTGCTGGGCTTCGAGCACGGCTACTCGATGACCAATCCCAATGCCCTGGTGCTGTGGGAGGCCCAGTTCGGTGACTTCAGCAACACGGCCCAGTCGATCATCGATCAGTTCATCTCCAGCGGCCAGTCCAAGTGGGTACGCCAGTCGGGCCTGGTGATGCTGCTGCCCCACGGCATGGAGGGCATGGGCCCCGAGCACTCCTCGTGCCGCGTGGAGCGCTTCCTGCAGATGAGCAGCGACGATCCCGACTACTTTCCCCCGGAGTCCGATGAGTTCGGCGTGCGGCAGCTGCACGACATCAACTGGATCGTGGCCAACTGCTCGACGCCCGCCAACTACTACCACATCCTGCGCCGCCAGATCGCCCTGCCCTTCCGCAAGCCCCTGATCCTGTGCACGCCCAAGTCGCTGCTGCGCCACCCGGAGGCCAAGAGTCCCTTCAGCGAGATGAGCGAGGGCAGCGAGTTCCAGCGTATCATCCCCGACAACGGACCCGCCGGCGACAATGCCAGCAACGTGAAGAAGGTCGTCTTCTGCTCGGGCCGCGTCTACTACGATCTGACCAAGACGCGCGCGGAAAAGAAGCTGGAGAGCGACATCGCCATTGTGCGCGTGGAGCAGGTGAGTCTATATTGCTTTATTTCTCTATTGAACATCTACTAACTTATATTTGGTTTCCCAGATCTCTCCCTTCCCCTTCGATCTGGTCAAGGAGCAGGCCAATCTGTACAAGAACGCCGAACTGGTGTGGGCCCAGGAGGAGCACAAGAACCAGGGCAGCTGGACCTACGTGCAGCCGCGTTTCCTCACCGCCCTGAACCACAGCCGCGATATCAGGTAGGTGCCAGAGCAGGGCTACGGTTAAGCGGTCAGCAAATACCCATCCGCCTGAATCAGGAGCACTCCAACCACGTCCCGATTCTTCTCTCAGGCTCCAGATCTTCTTCAGTCGCAGTTTTCCTATGTCTCTTAACTGGAGTGCACTATACTCATCGTGCACTGTATCTGTTTTTACTTTGATACTCTGAATATTTTACTCCTTTGCTATTATTTACTACTTTTGCATTAACCTGtcatttgatttgaatttcttcTCATAACTCATTGCTTTCTTTAAGCTCCTATAGCCGTATAATAGCCACTTGATTAATATATTTCTGGTTATTTTATGAATATACCATTCTAGGCCCGAACTTCTATACTATAATTAGTTAATTTCACAAacttttgtaatattttatttcatttcattcactATCTCAATTGATAAGGAAATGACATACGGCTATggctaattttaatttatttctagcTTCCTCTCACCCCTCACATGCCTTCTAGCTGCGGTTATTATCACGCCCCACCACCTCTATATATCTTTCCTATTAGATAGTCTTAGACCCTTGAAGTGATAAAGCACCttcaacacaaacacacagacaGTCAGTCATTGAACGGATATCCGCTTCTGACTTACATTTTGTTTGGATGTGCATGTCCAGCAccgcaaaagaaaacaaaatcactGTCTCACCAcgaatataaaaatgaatcaCTGAAATTTGTATCGCCGAAATTCTCCAAGCGAGTCCATCAGCAAATTGGCTTCATCCATTCGATACCTCATTCTACTCATTATTACTTAGCATGGCTTCTTATTTATGATTTCGTTTAATCTCTGAGTTATCTTTCTTTACTAATCGATACTTGTGAAAGACGAGCAAACCAGTTGTGTTATTTTGAAAATCCCAAAATCCCATCCACCCGTTGTGTAAATATATGGCAAAACTtgaaagaacaaaaatttgaaaaattcgaAACTACccaagaaaacgaaaaaaaaaaaagcaaccaaaaacaaatcctttctctctttctctctctctctctctctctgtgtATGTGTTATTGTTACAGCCAAAGCGATGGGCAAACCTCCTCCACCAATACTACCACTACTACTGATCATACTAATCAAGTATCCGCCACCGGTTCCGATCCTAACTCCGATCCAAAGTCGCAACCCTGGCTGAGTCGCATGTTCGCCGCCTCGAACTCGAACGGCGGCGATCCTAAGGATCCGGCGGTGACCCTAGGCGGTGACTTTAATGCCGCCAAGCACTTTGATTTAAAGAACGTACGACACGATTTCAATAGGCCCGCGGGCATCGCTGCCGCTCCGGGCGCACGTATAGCGAAATCCGGACGGAAAATTAGGTGAGAGGGCAGGGCCAGAGGCTCAGCTCTGCTACGATGCGCGCGATCAATGAACTCTATATCTACAATTAATATATCTAATCAACCTatctactactactactactactacccACTACTATCTGCAATATAACTATCCTACCAACCGGAAATTAACTCTCAGTTCCGTTAACTCCTCATTTGTCCcctttgtttcctttttatcCGTTTCCTTGATTGcaattctgattctgatttcTGTTGTTTGGCATGATGTTTGTTCCATGGTCTAGCGCCTCATGGTCCCCCGATAAGAAAACAATACACTAAACCCTACTACTCTTAACTCCAGCTATCAGCTATCTAACCCTCTAACCTTAGAGCACTTTTACTTACTTTTCGTtccaaagtttttgtttgcacCTCGCGCGATTCGAaagttttgcatttgtttttgataaGATTCCCCTTTTTTTGGCTGTTCGCAAGTCCCTGTCTTACAAAAGAGATAACCACAGTTAACCCCGACATCCGTACTGCTCCATTGTAACCCTTATCGTCCTGTCGCCTGTTTTTGAATCTGTATGTTTGTCCAAAGTGTTGATTATATACCACGCAAACTTACTACAAAACAGTTTTTAGCGCTTATAGGCAGACATCTCATACTTATATCATCCTAAAATAGGCAATTTGCTGTTCAACGAAGCTTGAGAATTTATGAAAACAATCCAAATGATTCGATATCGGAGAGTCCACTTCTTATGGGTCCATTTCAATGTTTGGGTTCGGTGTGGTTTCCCTTTGCACTCCACTCTCGACTTAAGATCTCCTTCCATTTTAatccatatatatttaataccCTGCGCCTGCTTAATCCTCATTTCATTGAACATTTGCCATAACTGTGCtaaaaccaaaccaaagcAACTAGACTAAAGTTTAGTGCACGTGTCTAACCGAAGAAATCGAATACCGAATGTTGTGTGAACTCACCGCCCGCTATCTCAAGTACGCCCAGCTAATCCTAAATTGTTTGCACTTTCCACAGCTACGTCGGTCGCGCCTGCGGAGCTTCCACCGCCACCGGATCCAAGGCCCAGCACATCCGTGAGCTGAATGCGCTGCTCAACGACGCGATTTCGACCTAAGGAGGTGTAGACTCGATGGTGATGAGGAGGATTGGAGACGATGAATATTAATTAcgattatattttgtattgaaaCGTATGCAGACTCTTTGATACGATTTTTTGCTGACGAAATTGTTAAGAGCATTGTGTGAAAGTaatgaaatgttaaatattagTTTAGTGAAATTACAAGAGCAAACGGCAACCAAGTAACAAATAACACGAAATGTTTAGTGTTTAGTAAACAATCAAACCAAGAAACaacctaaaaaaatacaaccaCTCACAACAAGTCTTTAATGCAAACTTTAGAGTCAAGATCTAGTAAATAGCAAACTGTgcgcatatatatatttggagTGCTGAGAGCCCGCATAGAAGGATCACTAACTTTCAGAATGAATAAAACCCTTTCTAATATTATTTCCTATTcatatgtttaatatttattttattgtattatatataattaaactaTCTCAAGCCAAGCAAATGGGCTCTGCATGCCACTATTTTGACACCTTTGATCGGTCGCTGGCCAAGAAATCATTTAGTGTTTTTGATTGCCTAAGttacacatttttgtttaaataaatgaacaagTATAATACTTAACAATGACAAACCAACAGAGCTGTGCTTTTGTTCATTGCCGATTGAGGAGGCACTATCAGGGATATAGATCGCGTTTTGTATACCCCCAAGAAATCGAACTGGAGTGCTTTGATTACGATTCTTAACAACTTGTGTTTGGAACTAAGCAAAGcgtttttaacttattttggAGACCCTTTATGGAGCGCATCTAAATGCAGATTAAAcgctttaattgtttttgatcCACGGACGGAGTCCGATCAGGACCCtctcaaaatatttacaaaacaaaaaatatttatatatttgaaactaATATTGCACTTTGTCTCGCaccaatataaaatattgaactGTAGAGTGATAAAACTAAGGAAAAGGCAGGCAGTTATGCAACTTTTccaagtaaaacaaaaagaaacgtaactattttataaacaaaaagagAGAACATTACGAGAGAGTATGTGTGTGCGACATTGTcgaaaatttaacttttactcttaattttaatgttactaacaaaaaataaatcacaacTTTGCACCAAGTAAGTAAGTAGcatgtttaaatcaaatattacgCAAGGCAAAGAGTTTTCAAGAGCCCTGATAAGAAAAGAGTTTGAAATGAATGTAAAATGTGGAGATAAACACGATTGGAAAGCAAATATACAATTTACTATATAAAGCATGGTACACAACGTCTTTTATTAAACACGAAAAGGGGGGAAAACCTTTTAGAGCTTCTGCGCCAAAGAATCGATTGCTTGCGACTCAGTAACCAGTTTTTGCTTTCAATTTTACTCtctttatttttaccaacaacTAGATTTTCTACAGGAAGTTTGAAGACTGGCCATTaggcattttccattttcactGCTCCATCATTCTATGCGCACTTTCACATGCTATCTGCAAGATGGAGCCAATTCTTCCTGTCCCGCCAACTTGGACATCGCCAATTGACCAAGCAAAGTGCTCACTTTTGGTCAATTTCTTTCCCCTCCCTGCTGAAGCAATTTAATCGAACATCTTCGGCAGAGTTTTTGCCTCACATTTGCCTTACTTTCTAATGTTGACAGTATATTTTCATGTCCCCCCGGAGGAACTCCTCGAGCGATCGCCGCCGAGACCGTCTTTCTTTTGGGGCTGCTCTTGTGCGGTTTCCAGGTAATTGCGTGAAGTGTATCAGAAGCAAACAACGTGTCTGgaattctttattattatctGTTGACTCAAGTATTTTGCGTTTTTATTGCTGTCTCTGCCAAAAGAAATATAACCACAAGAAAGGAGAAACTAAACAGAAACTTCGGGTGCCGAAGGGTTGAGCACTCTTTTGTTAAAAGTTGTGATAAATGTTTaactgatttattttattatcttatttttttgattaaaatcctattgataataatataatagcataataaataaaaccttaaaaattgGTAAGCAAATCATTTTTAGCTGATAATGTCAATTTATTGGAAATTTTTTGACGGATTCAGCAAGGTATGACCATCCGACATTTGACCAATATAtcaaagagtttttttttaggaaaccGAAATTTGATCTGCCTTCACATTTTTAATAGGGGGTaccttcattttttttttttcaaaaattaaaccaaaaaaaatgttctgctATGAACGCTAATTTCGCAACGactaatataaattatttatgactATTTTTGCGATAATATAAACATTCCAGCTGCGAATGCCTATCGATTGAAAGTTTTCTGACGAGTTGGTAAAAATTGCTAATTTCGAGTATTATTAATTGACTTTACTGGCCCAGTTATGAACTCAAATTTGCGTAAGATGTGTTATCTAGACTTTACggctttcttaaatttcaaAAGACATTGTTGGTACTTATTGAACATATTGGTCTAAATGATAATGTTATGCCTAGGATATTTCGCTGTTTACTAAGCTTATTATTTGGGGACATAAAGataaaacaacacaaaaactTAGCCCTGATTTAAAAAGGTGTTGTCACAGTATCCTAAATGGTAAATAACCCGGAATAAGCGAAAAAAAACTAGTTTGCAAACAACCGGGAATAGACGAAACGCCCTCAGAAAGGGTAGAAAAGCAcgaaatataaacaaaatctgGAATTGGGGACAGTCGTTTACCGCTAAGTGCAGACCAGCGCCTGAAAGCTCTGCCCGGGTCACCCTGTTTTCGCTCCGATTCTTGGCTGAATGTGGGGCCTTCGGTCGCCTGACCCGACCCAAAGCTTCCGAACTTGGTGCTCTCCAATGGCCCATTGTTACGGCACTCGCACTCTCTCGCCGTCGGCGATCCATCCCCGCTCCACTCCGCTCTTACCCCTATCCCCCGGCCTTTTCCGATCCGGCGGTATCAGTCTCCGTCTCCGGTCTCCGTTTCAGTCGCAGTCGAGCTATCAAACTCTTACGAGCTCCATTAACGCGCGGTTCGGtgcggttcggttcggttcggtatTGTTATTCCACATTGTTATCGAAGCCAAGAAAGAGGCTGAGTAATGTGTGATTGATCGCTGGCAGTGCTGCAACTTGCAATTGAGTGGAGAAATAATTAGAAAAGTAAAAGTGGAAAAgcagaaaagtgaaaaatgtgGCCAGTGGTCGGTGAGTCCCAGCGGCTTCTGCCCGGGAAAGTGCACAACGgattcgtattcgtattcgGATTCGCCACTCGCaaagcataaataaaatgataataCGCCAAGGCTGATTTGTGTATGAAAGCGTGAAAGATAATGCCCAGTGTCGGTCTATTCCTTACATAACATTTGAATTGGTCTATATTAGCATACAAATGAAAAGAGTGAAACACcgaaaataattgatttaaagcTCCATTAATTGAGCACTTTGGATGCAAATATTGATTTGGATATAACACAACGGGCGCAGTAAACGGCCTCAAAATGTAAGTATTCTCGAACAAAAGGATGATAAGGCAATTACTATATGTAGTTGCACTTAAAGAATTTCTGCCACTGATAAGTGAGGCGACTTATCGGCAGTTTTCTTGGAAGAACAATAATTTCTTGTTGTTGAATGTGTAAATCACACGATTCTTTTAAGAGCTGGTTGCCCTGTTATTATTACACTTCTCGAACTGCttgatttctgttttttcttCGCCCCTCTTTGCCAATTTACGGCTTTGGTTGCCGTGCAGTTAGAAAGCTGCCAAAAGCAAATAAAGGTCGGGCTTTACTCTCTTTGAAAGTTGTTTATCCGACGGATCGGGAGGAGGGGCAGAAAAGTGAAAGACTATTGATTAGCATCGTGATGAATCTGGGTTCTTTGAGTATCCATAACTCAATTTTTTACTTATCGCATAATTtctcaatataaaaaaaaaaaaaatgaatataatGATTTCCAATacttacaaaaaagtaaatttttcattccaataatttattaaattgaatgaTATAAGCAAGCAAGTTTTgctttgtttgaaaaaaacttatttttaatttgtataatattttcacGTTATTTAACTTTTCAGTTTATGTTCACAGATAAAAACACATgtgtattaatttatttttcgatttatGGCCCGCGTTCTAATATTTCCGTTGAggttttttatctttttttgcGTATAATTAACAAGCTATGAAATTATTGGATATTCACATTTAGAGACAAATTTTGTATATGGGTGAGTTTTCTAGAAGAATCATTGTATGGTTATCAATGATTACTCTTCATCACTCATTTTTTAGCAATTTCGGTtatatgaatttttattttaaattaaggttaacgaatcgaatcgatcataatttatttttcaatgtgTTCGTGCCATTTGCTCACTCCCAACTTACGCATGTTTGTTTAGCCCAGAGCCGAGCCTTTGCTTACCTACGGATTTCATTGTTGCACTACCAGTTTCCATTTCATTGCGACTCCGAGTCGTAGTCACCGTTACAATTACCACGATTTCTTCCGGCCTCATTGCAAGGCAAACACCAGTTCACACACATGATTGTGACGAGTGTAATTCTGCAATGTCTGGTGAGTTGATTTGAGTGGACTACAGTAGAGTGGAGTGGCCTGGTCATGGCTTCCGTTTCGGTTTTGTCGTCAAAGATGAAATCACCATAATAACTCTGTTAGTTATGCAGTCGGCAAATTATACCCAAAGATTATAGCGCAACAGGGGGGGGCTAACCactttccattttcatttacatGATCTCAAAGGGTAACCATCTTGAGATCAGCTTCTTTGCATAATAATTGTCAGATGTCTAAGTACTGGCCGTATAATTTAGAGCCCACGCCCACGACGGCCGCACACGAAATTGAGCTGCGTGGGCGTACTTGTGAATTTGTATCTCGCAGATACAAATAGATACTCGGATACTCGTAATTGTAATTCGTAGGTGCAGCAAACAGGCGCTGACAACCCTGGTCGGAATTAGCCAAAGTCTGGGGGACTTTTCCCTGGCATTCCTCTGCTTCAG
Protein-coding regions in this window:
- the LOC128257545 gene encoding 2-oxoglutarate dehydrogenase complex component E1 isoform X3; translation: MHRAHTAFSLALSPMARKNFATWLLKSSSSQQMAKATAAAAVRTYNSAAAEPFANGSTASYVEEMYNAWLRDPTSVHTSWDAYFRSNSYVSPPNLAPVQANTLPLTAFNFGGAVSGAAPDSKTIDDHLAVQAIIRSYQSRGHLASDLDPMGILTREKTVCKDGLARRANEDVLRQHSGFLFGEQDMERQFKLPSTTFIGGDEASLPLKEILNRLENVYCNKIGVEFMFINSLEQCNWIRKRFETPGVLNFSPEEKRLILARLTRATGFEAFLAKKYSSEKRFGLEGCEIMIPALKEIIDVSTELGVESVIMGMPHRGRLNTLANVCRKPLNQIFTQFAGLEAADDGSGDVKYHLGTYIERLNRVTNKNIRLAVVANPSHLEAVDPVVQGKTRAEQFYRGDQEGKKVMSILIHGDAAFCGQGVVYETMHLSDLPDYTTHGTIHVVANNQIGFTTDPRFSRSSPYCTDVARVVNAPIFHVNADDPEAVMHVCKVAAEWRATFHKDCVIDLVGYRRNGHNEIDEPMFTQPLMYQKIRKHKNCLDLYADKLIAEGTVTGEEVKSVAAKYENICEEAFALAKTETHVKYKDWLDSPWSGFFEGKDPLKVAPTGVKEETLIHIGNRFSSPPPNAAEFVIHKGLMRVLAARKAMVDEKVADWALGEAMAFGSLLKEGIHVRLSGQDVERGTFSHRHHVLHHQLVDKATYNSLQHMYPDQAPYSVSNSSLSEYAVLGFEHGYSMTNPNALVLWEAQFGDFSNTAQSIIDQFISSGQSKWVRQSGLVMLLPHGMEGMGPEHSSCRVERFLQMSSDDPDYFPPESDEFGVRQLHDINWIVANCSTPANYYHILRRQIALPFRKPLILCTPKSLLRHPEAKSPFSEMSEGSEFQRIIPDNGPAGDNASNVKKVVFCSGRVYYDLTKTRAEKKLESDIAIVRVEQISPFPFDLVKEQANLYKNAELVWAQEEHKNQGSWTYVQPRFLTALNHSRDISYVGRACGASTATGSKAQHIRELNALLNDAIST